The following proteins come from a genomic window of Proteiniphilum propionicum:
- the dapA gene encoding 4-hydroxy-tetrahydrodipicolinate synthase, with translation MSKITFRGLGVALITPFCEDGSVDFEALSRLIRYHLENGTDYIVALGTTAETPTLSKKEREEVVKFIVEKVNGKIPVVMGVGGNNTAELTEELRSSDFYGISGVLSVTPYYNKPTQEGLYQHYCALSKASPVPIILYNVPGRTGVNMTAETTLRIARDCKNIVAVKEASGNLEQIKTIIDGAPEGFYVISGDDAITTDVIQLGGIGVISVFGNAFPKEMAWLVKNALEGDASEIRRKMNEDFDTLFHLMFVEGNPAGVKCLLYLKGMIKNRLRLPLVPVSEKTLQQIKKELAKFS, from the coding sequence ATGTCAAAAATAACATTCAGAGGTTTGGGAGTAGCACTTATTACCCCCTTCTGTGAAGACGGCTCTGTGGATTTTGAGGCGCTTTCGCGGTTAATAAGATACCATTTGGAGAATGGTACAGATTATATTGTGGCTTTAGGGACTACAGCTGAAACACCTACGCTCTCGAAAAAAGAGAGAGAGGAAGTGGTCAAGTTCATTGTTGAAAAGGTAAATGGCAAGATTCCCGTTGTAATGGGTGTGGGGGGCAACAATACCGCCGAATTAACAGAGGAGCTTAGGAGTAGCGATTTCTACGGAATAAGTGGAGTGCTTTCAGTAACACCTTATTACAACAAGCCCACTCAGGAAGGGCTTTATCAGCACTATTGCGCTCTATCAAAAGCCTCTCCGGTACCTATCATACTATATAATGTGCCCGGGAGGACCGGGGTGAACATGACGGCCGAAACAACACTACGCATTGCGCGTGACTGTAAAAATATTGTAGCCGTGAAAGAAGCATCGGGCAACCTGGAACAGATAAAAACCATAATAGACGGAGCACCGGAGGGGTTTTACGTTATTTCGGGTGATGATGCCATTACTACCGATGTGATACAACTTGGCGGAATAGGGGTAATCTCGGTATTCGGCAACGCCTTCCCGAAAGAGATGGCCTGGCTGGTAAAAAATGCTCTTGAAGGCGATGCATCAGAAATCCGCAGGAAGATGAATGAAGATTTTGATACACTTTTCCATCTTATGTTCGTTGAGGGTAATCCTGCAGGAGTAAAGTGTCTCCTTTATCTGAAAGGTATGATAAAAAACAGGCTTCGCCTGCCATTAGTGCCTGTGAGTGAAAAAACTCTTCAACAAATTAAAAAAGAACTGGCTAAGTTCAGCTGA
- a CDS encoding TerC/Alx family metal homeostasis membrane protein, whose product MSSITIYWLAFIAIFAVVYAIDLSLTSLKGSTLSLRSSLSWTAVWVSVALLFGLSLALLFPLDSGSAVRTGPVMASKFIAGYFTEYSLSVDNLFVFILIFSMMGIKADNQPKLLKLGILISIALRVLFIIAGMELVEKFHWLIYIFGLLLIWTAYKMAFSKEEESVNPESNILYKSASKLFPVDPNVHSPHFFTRKDDKILITNLFLTLLVIGSTDILFAVDSIPAIIGVIKEGSNSILTPSEENFIAISSNLFAVMGLVSLFFALKGVMSMFRYLKTGVSVILLFIGAKMISSAFGGISNFFAQHSWFSLIVIITILIASILMSIIITEKSRSREAAKYRS is encoded by the coding sequence ATGAGTTCAATAACAATTTACTGGCTTGCGTTTATAGCAATTTTTGCCGTTGTTTACGCTATCGACCTGTCCTTAACATCTCTTAAAGGTAGTACCTTAAGTTTAAGGTCTTCATTAAGCTGGACTGCCGTATGGGTATCCGTTGCACTGCTTTTCGGCCTGTCGCTCGCTTTACTTTTCCCACTGGATTCCGGAAGTGCTGTACGTACAGGGCCTGTAATGGCGTCAAAATTTATTGCTGGTTATTTCACTGAATACTCACTATCGGTAGATAATCTTTTTGTCTTTATCCTCATTTTTTCAATGATGGGGATTAAAGCGGACAATCAGCCTAAACTTCTGAAACTTGGCATCCTCATTTCAATTGCTTTGCGCGTACTGTTTATTATTGCCGGGATGGAACTGGTGGAAAAGTTCCACTGGTTAATCTACATTTTTGGGCTGCTGCTTATTTGGACAGCCTATAAAATGGCATTCTCCAAAGAGGAGGAGAGCGTGAATCCGGAGTCGAATATTCTCTATAAGAGTGCATCAAAGCTTTTTCCGGTCGATCCCAATGTCCATTCTCCGCATTTCTTTACAAGAAAAGATGATAAAATTCTGATTACAAACCTTTTTCTAACATTGCTAGTCATCGGGTCAACAGATATCCTTTTTGCTGTAGATTCCATTCCTGCCATTATTGGCGTAATAAAAGAGGGGTCAAACAGCATACTAACTCCCTCTGAAGAGAATTTTATTGCCATCTCCTCAAATCTTTTTGCCGTGATGGGCCTGGTCTCACTGTTCTTTGCCCTGAAAGGGGTTATGAGTATGTTCAGGTATTTGAAAACTGGCGTAAGCGTCATACTCCTTTTTATCGGAGCAAAAATGATTTCAAGCGCTTTTGGGGGAATAAGTAATTTTTTTGCTCAACATTCATGGTTCTCACTGATAGTCATAATTACCATATTGATTGCATCAATCCTGATGTCTATAATTATCACAGAAAAAAGCAGAAGCAGGGAAGCGGCAAAATACAGAAGCTGA
- the hydG gene encoding [FeFe] hydrogenase H-cluster radical SAM maturase HydG, with product MQFTPEKYRIPDVPMQPFIDTDEIWEYLNSAVPTPEKVREIIDKSLSKKRLNLEETATLINASDQESIQLIKEGARELKKRIYGNRIVLFAPLYVGNKCSNNCTYCGFRASNTEQVRKTLTHEELMKEIEALEDSGQKRLILVYGEHAQYSPEFIADTVRTAYSVKKGNGEIRRVNINAAPLDIEGFRIVKEAGIGTFQVFQETYHREAYKTYHLRGKKANFDYRLTSLDRAQEAGLDDVGIGALIGLYDWRFEVMGLVRHTNHLEACYNVGPHTISFPRIKDASMLQMGNRYFASDEDFARLVAILRLAVPYTGMILTAREPAGLRNELIQYGVSQIDGGTKIELGGYLTKEKDHDLNRGQFRINDDRSLNEIIDELLHQEMLPSFCTACYRLGRTGEHFMEFSVPGFIKRFCTPNAILTLAEYLVDYAPEETSEKGWEVIEKNMGSLNEKVQAEVRERIAKIKEGERDLYF from the coding sequence ATGCAATTTACACCTGAAAAATATAGAATTCCCGATGTTCCCATGCAGCCGTTTATCGATACGGATGAAATTTGGGAGTATCTGAATAGTGCAGTGCCAACTCCTGAGAAGGTAAGAGAGATAATTGACAAATCGCTTTCCAAAAAAAGATTAAACCTGGAGGAGACGGCAACGCTAATCAATGCATCGGACCAAGAATCAATTCAACTAATCAAAGAGGGTGCCAGAGAACTGAAAAAGAGGATTTACGGCAACAGGATCGTACTTTTTGCCCCACTTTATGTAGGCAACAAGTGTTCCAACAACTGCACTTATTGCGGATTCAGGGCTTCAAACACTGAGCAGGTGCGTAAAACCCTTACCCATGAAGAGCTAATGAAGGAGATTGAAGCATTGGAGGATAGCGGCCAGAAGAGGTTGATACTGGTGTATGGAGAACATGCGCAGTACAGCCCTGAATTTATTGCCGACACCGTAAGAACAGCATACAGTGTGAAGAAAGGGAACGGGGAGATAAGAAGAGTAAACATTAATGCTGCTCCGTTAGACATAGAAGGGTTCCGTATTGTGAAAGAAGCGGGAATAGGGACTTTCCAGGTATTTCAGGAAACCTATCATAGAGAAGCTTACAAGACCTATCACCTGCGTGGGAAAAAAGCTAATTTTGATTACCGCCTTACATCTCTCGACAGGGCACAGGAAGCCGGGCTCGATGATGTGGGCATAGGAGCTCTGATAGGACTTTACGACTGGCGCTTTGAGGTGATGGGTCTGGTGCGACACACCAACCACCTTGAGGCTTGTTACAACGTGGGGCCGCATACCATATCGTTCCCGAGAATAAAAGATGCTTCGATGCTGCAGATGGGCAACCGCTATTTTGCCTCAGACGAAGATTTCGCCAGGTTAGTAGCTATCCTTCGCCTTGCCGTACCATATACCGGCATGATACTCACGGCACGTGAGCCGGCAGGGTTGCGTAACGAACTTATACAATACGGGGTGTCGCAGATAGATGGTGGAACAAAGATAGAGCTTGGCGGTTATTTGACTAAGGAGAAGGATCACGACCTTAACAGGGGACAGTTCCGTATCAACGACGACCGCTCACTAAACGAGATCATCGACGAACTTCTGCACCAGGAGATGCTGCCATCGTTCTGCACTGCCTGTTACCGGCTTGGAAGAACTGGCGAGCACTTTATGGAGTTTTCAGTACCGGGATTCATCAAACGGTTCTGTACTCCCAATGCTATTCTCACACTGGCTGAGTACCTTGTTGATTACGCGCCGGAGGAGACTTCTGAAAAGGGCTGGGAAGTGATTGAGAAGAATATGGGCAGCCTGAATGAAAAGGTGCAGGCAGAGGTGCGGGAAAGGATTGCAAAAATTAAAGAAGGGGAACGGGATTTGTATTTTTAA
- the hydF gene encoding [FeFe] hydrogenase H-cluster maturation GTPase HydF yields MNNLHIGIFGRRNTGKSSLINMITGQDISIVSSFPGTTTDPVKKSVEILDIGPAILIDTAGIDDLGEIGSKKIRKSQEVIRRVDCAILLIAGNQFGDYEVRLIEQFKRYDVPYLIAHNKSDIDKIAAITKTAIKQYSKAEIIDFSTINPADKNRLVSALKRIVPEIAFQKNSLIGDLVQPKDVVLLITPIDREAPEGRIILPQNQTIRDALDNRCITVVLKETELSDFLKIGITPALAITDSSVFGIVAEILPENIPLTSFSILFSRLKGNFDAFIKGTPHISKLEEGNSVLILESCTHQTSCDDIGRVKIPGMLQQFTGKKLNFTVVSGLSEVPRKVKDFSLVIQCGGCMITRKQLHNRLKPFIEAGIPVTNYGMTLAYLNGIFKRATVVFDKITAG; encoded by the coding sequence ATGAATAACCTCCATATTGGCATATTCGGACGAAGAAATACAGGAAAAAGTTCGCTGATAAATATGATCACCGGACAGGATATTTCTATTGTATCAAGTTTCCCGGGTACAACAACAGATCCGGTGAAAAAATCGGTGGAAATCCTGGATATTGGCCCTGCAATTCTGATAGACACCGCCGGAATAGATGACTTAGGGGAGATAGGATCAAAAAAGATACGGAAATCGCAGGAAGTTATACGAAGAGTTGATTGTGCTATTCTTCTTATTGCCGGTAATCAGTTTGGCGATTATGAAGTGCGGCTGATTGAACAGTTTAAAAGATATGATGTCCCTTACCTCATTGCCCACAACAAAAGCGATATAGACAAAATAGCCGCTATCACCAAGACAGCCATTAAACAGTACTCCAAAGCAGAAATTATCGACTTCAGCACTATCAACCCGGCAGATAAGAACAGACTCGTTTCCGCACTGAAAAGGATAGTACCTGAAATTGCCTTTCAGAAAAATTCGCTAATCGGCGACCTGGTACAACCAAAGGATGTGGTTTTGCTGATAACCCCCATTGACAGGGAAGCACCGGAAGGACGGATAATACTCCCGCAGAATCAAACCATCCGCGACGCACTTGATAACCGGTGTATCACAGTTGTATTGAAAGAGACCGAGCTCTCCGACTTTCTTAAAATTGGCATCACCCCTGCTTTGGCAATTACCGACAGTTCGGTGTTCGGTATTGTAGCAGAAATACTTCCGGAAAATATTCCATTGACCAGCTTCAGCATCCTTTTTTCCCGCCTTAAGGGTAACTTTGATGCATTCATCAAAGGGACGCCACACATCTCTAAGCTTGAAGAAGGAAACTCCGTCCTTATTCTGGAGAGTTGTACACACCAGACCAGCTGCGACGACATAGGACGTGTAAAAATACCTGGTATGCTGCAGCAGTTCACCGGGAAAAAGCTTAATTTTACAGTCGTTTCAGGCCTCTCGGAGGTTCCACGAAAGGTAAAAGACTTTTCACTTGTAATACAATGCGGCGGCTGTATGATTACACGAAAGCAGTTGCATAATCGGCTGAAACCATTTATTGAAGCAGGTATACCTGTTACAAACTATGGAATGACACTGGCTTATCTGAATGGCATTTTTAAAAGAGCGACGGTAGTTTTCGACAAAATAACGGCCGGCTGA
- the hydE gene encoding [FeFe] hydrogenase H-cluster radical SAM maturase HydE, with protein sequence MFDILKKSILSKDDIVTLLSLQDEEKQQLFSYSAKIKLQNVGNKVFLRGLIELSNICEKDCYYCGIRRSNSNTHRYILSHDEVMKAVKNAYEKGYGSVAIQSGETSSKAFVNKIDKIVSESKSVTNGEIGITLSCGEQSEETYRRWFESGADRYLLRIEASSEELYGRLHPNDEIHSYGKRINALEALRKTGYQVGTGVMIGLPFQTGEHLANDLLFMKQHDIDMCGMGPYIEHTNTPLYQYRAQLPPLAERLALSLKMVSLLRILMPDINIAATTALQAIEKGGREQAIRVGANVLMPNITPRQYRNDYFLYENKPLSANSDEDELFFLEQRLQATGHEIGYFLQGNSLHYKGPPR encoded by the coding sequence ATGTTTGACATATTAAAAAAAAGTATCCTGTCGAAAGACGATATCGTAACACTTCTCTCCCTGCAGGATGAAGAGAAGCAGCAGCTGTTCAGCTATTCGGCTAAAATAAAACTGCAAAATGTAGGGAACAAGGTTTTTTTACGCGGATTGATAGAGCTCTCCAATATTTGCGAAAAGGATTGTTACTATTGTGGCATCAGACGGTCTAACAGCAATACGCACCGTTATATTCTCAGCCACGATGAAGTGATGAAGGCAGTTAAGAATGCCTATGAAAAAGGGTACGGTTCCGTGGCGATACAGTCAGGAGAAACATCTTCTAAAGCGTTTGTCAATAAAATTGACAAGATAGTGTCAGAGTCCAAAAGTGTAACCAACGGTGAGATAGGTATCACCCTTTCGTGTGGAGAACAATCAGAAGAGACCTACCGCCGCTGGTTCGAAAGTGGTGCCGACCGCTATCTGCTCCGGATTGAAGCATCCTCGGAAGAGCTTTACGGGAGATTACACCCCAACGATGAGATTCACAGTTACGGTAAAAGGATAAATGCACTGGAAGCACTGCGTAAGACTGGCTACCAGGTGGGCACAGGCGTTATGATAGGGCTGCCGTTTCAGACCGGAGAGCACCTGGCAAACGATCTGCTGTTCATGAAACAACACGATATAGATATGTGCGGCATGGGCCCTTATATTGAACACACCAATACTCCGCTGTACCAGTACAGGGCACAGCTTCCTCCGCTTGCCGAGAGGCTTGCACTGAGCCTTAAAATGGTATCATTGCTTCGCATACTGATGCCTGACATTAACATTGCTGCCACCACCGCACTGCAGGCTATTGAAAAGGGCGGACGCGAACAGGCTATCAGAGTGGGTGCCAACGTATTGATGCCTAACATTACTCCAAGACAGTACCGTAACGACTACTTCCTGTATGAGAACAAGCCCCTCTCTGCCAACAGCGACGAAGACGAGCTTTTTTTCCTGGAGCAACGCCTGCAGGCGACAGGACATGAGATAGGGTACTTTCTCCAGGGCAACTCTCTGCATTATAAGGGCCCGCCTCGATAG
- the megL gene encoding methionine gamma-lyase — MHDYPINQAGFATKAIHGGRQKNQFGSLCDPIYQTSAFTFETAEQGGRRFTLEEEGYIYSRLGNPTCTEAEEKVRLLEGGEACVSAASGMGAITSAIWACVEQGDHIIASKTLYGCTFAYLNHGVSRYGIDVSFVDIRDPGNIESAMRPNTRLVYLETPANPTLYIADLSSIAEIVHRKPDCIFMVDNTFSTPYITRPIERGADVVIHSATKYLNGHGDVIAGFVVGKKEYIDRVRYVGIKDMTGASLSPFEAFLIARGLKTLEIRMEKHCSNAQKVAEFLEKHASVETVLFPGLASFPQFALAKKQMLLPGAIISFEVKGGVEAGKKLLNNLQLLSISVSLGDAETLIQHPASMTHSSYSPKERFAGNISDGLIRLSVGLENSEDIIADLEQGLNKLK; from the coding sequence ATGCACGACTACCCAATTAACCAAGCCGGGTTCGCCACCAAAGCCATACACGGAGGCCGTCAGAAAAATCAATTCGGTTCCCTTTGCGATCCCATTTATCAAACATCGGCATTTACTTTTGAAACAGCAGAACAAGGAGGACGTCGTTTTACACTGGAAGAAGAAGGCTATATTTACAGTCGTTTAGGTAATCCTACCTGTACAGAGGCGGAAGAAAAAGTCCGGTTACTGGAAGGCGGTGAAGCATGTGTTTCTGCCGCTTCGGGGATGGGTGCTATCACATCGGCCATTTGGGCGTGTGTTGAACAGGGCGATCATATTATCGCCTCAAAAACGCTTTATGGATGCACTTTCGCCTATCTTAACCATGGAGTCAGCAGATACGGAATTGATGTATCGTTTGTGGATATTCGTGATCCGGGGAACATTGAATCGGCCATGCGTCCCAATACCAGGCTGGTTTATCTGGAAACGCCGGCAAATCCTACACTTTACATAGCAGATTTATCGTCAATTGCAGAAATAGTCCATCGGAAACCCGACTGTATTTTTATGGTCGATAACACTTTTTCCACTCCCTATATCACACGTCCTATAGAAAGGGGTGCTGATGTAGTTATTCATTCGGCAACAAAATACCTTAACGGACACGGCGATGTTATAGCAGGATTTGTTGTGGGAAAGAAAGAATATATTGACAGAGTGCGGTATGTAGGTATTAAGGACATGACAGGAGCCAGCCTGAGCCCTTTCGAAGCTTTTCTGATTGCACGCGGGCTCAAAACTCTGGAAATAAGAATGGAAAAACACTGCAGTAACGCACAAAAAGTGGCCGAGTTTCTAGAAAAGCACGCTTCTGTTGAAACTGTCTTGTTTCCCGGATTGGCATCGTTTCCTCAGTTTGCATTGGCAAAAAAACAAATGTTGCTGCCGGGGGCTATCATCTCTTTTGAAGTAAAAGGAGGGGTAGAGGCAGGAAAAAAACTTCTCAACAACCTGCAGCTTTTGTCTATTTCGGTAAGCTTGGGGGATGCCGAAACCCTTATTCAGCATCCCGCCAGCATGACCCACTCCTCCTATTCACCCAAAGAACGGTTTGCCGGCAACATAAGCGACGGGCTTATCCGCCTGTCTGTAGGATTGGAGAATTCAGAAGATATCATTGCCGACCTTGAACAGGGATTGAATAAATTAAAGTAG
- the nuoE gene encoding NADH-quinone oxidoreductase subunit NuoE: MNKKFSISPEVFACMEKVAGTDGIEVKVNLSREKIEKINNICDSYGNDPGELINVLHETQHEFGYLPAEVQDVIAHNLHLSVAHVYGVVTFYSFFTMIPKGEHPISVCTGTACYVRGAEMVLEEFKKVLNIKVGETTPDGKFSINCLRCVGACGLAPVVLVGEKVYGRVSPDGVKNILNEYRK; the protein is encoded by the coding sequence ATGAATAAAAAATTTAGTATATCGCCCGAAGTATTCGCTTGTATGGAAAAAGTGGCAGGTACCGACGGCATAGAGGTAAAGGTGAACCTTTCCAGAGAGAAAATAGAGAAGATTAATAATATATGTGACTCATACGGCAACGATCCCGGAGAGCTTATAAACGTGCTGCATGAAACACAGCATGAGTTCGGCTATCTGCCGGCAGAGGTGCAGGATGTGATTGCCCATAACCTTCATCTCTCCGTTGCTCATGTTTATGGTGTGGTGACTTTTTATTCGTTTTTCACGATGATCCCTAAAGGTGAACACCCAATATCGGTCTGTACCGGGACAGCATGTTATGTAAGAGGTGCCGAGATGGTACTGGAGGAGTTCAAGAAAGTACTGAACATTAAGGTAGGGGAGACTACTCCCGATGGCAAGTTCTCCATCAACTGCCTGCGATGCGTGGGGGCGTGCGGACTGGCTCCTGTAGTGCTTGTGGGAGAGAAAGTGTATGGGCGTGTATCTCCAGATGGCGTAAAAAATATTTTGAATGAGTACAGAAAATAG